The genome window TGGTGCTGGATTAGATCAAATTTCTTATGGATTAATCATGCAAGAAATTGAAAGAGGTGATTCGGGTGTACGTTCGACTTCTTCGGTTCAATCTTCATTGGTAATGTATCCAATTTGGAAATACGGAAACGAAGAACAAAGAATGAAATATTTACCAAAATTAGCCACAGGAGAAATGATTGGTTGTTTTGGTTTAACTGAGCCAGATTACGGTTCAAATCCAGGTGGAATGGTAACTAATTTTAAAGATATGGGCGATCATTATCTTTTAAATGGTGCTAAAATGTGGATTTCGAATGCACCGTTTGCTGACATTGCAGTAGTTTGGGCTAAAAACGAAGAAGGAAGAATTCACGGTTTAATCGTGGAAAGAGGAATGGAAGGTTTTTCAACTCCAGAAACTCACAATAAATGGTCATTAAGAGCTTCTGCTACTGGAGAGCTTATTTTTGACAACGTAAAAGTTCCAAAAGAAAACTTATTACCAAACAAATCCGGATTAGGAGCGCCACTTGGATGTTTAGATTCAGCTCGTTATGGAATTGCTTGGGGAGCGATTGGAGCAGCAATGGATTGTTATGATACTGCTTTACGTTATTCAAAAGAAAGAATTCAGTTTGACAAACCAATTGGAGCTACTCAATTACAACAAAAGAAATTAGCTGAAATGATTACTGAAATCACGAAAGCACAATTGTTAACTTGGAGATTGGGAGTTTTAAGAAACGAAGGAAAAGCTACTTCGGCTCAAATTTCGATGGCAAAAAGAAACAACGTTGATATGGCGTTAACGATTGCTCGTGATGCACGTCAAATGCTAGGTGGAATGGGAATTACAGGTGAATATTCAATCATGAGACACATGATGAATTTAGAATCTGTAGTGACTTACGAAGGAACTCACGACATTCACTTGTTAATTACAGGTATGGATGTAACTGGTTTCCCTGCATTCAAATAATTAAACAATAGATAAAATTGATACAAAATGCTTCTCTTTTTAGGGAAGCATTTTTACATTTGTAGTGTACAGATTCGAAACCAAAAGAAGTTAGAATTTCGTATATAGAAATAAAAATTGCCCTATGAATATTCAAACCATAAACCAATCGATTCAAAGTCAGAAAGAACAATTGTTAAACCATTCGTTATACAACAAAGTTAAAACGATTGACGATTTACATTGTTTTTTAGAAAACCACATTTATGCGGTTTGGGATTTTATGTCATTACTAAAAGCCTTGCAAAATAAGTTAACTTGTACTACTACACCTTGGTTGCCAATTGGAAATCCAGAGATTCGTTATTTAATTAACGAAATAGTTGTAGCCGAAGAAACCGATTTAACTATTGATGGAACACGTCAAAGTCATTTTGAGATGTATTTGGATGCGATGACACAATGTGGTGCTTCAACAAATCAAATTAATGCGTTTTTGAAAAATGTAGAAGAAACGAAAAACATATTTGTATCGATAAAACAAAGCGATTTACATCCGAGTGTGAAAGCGTTTTTGGATTTTACTTTCCGTGTGATTGAACAAGGAAAACCGCATGAGATTGCAGCTGCTTTTACTTTTGGAAGAGAAGATTTGATTCCGAATATGTTTACCGAAATCTTGAAAAACTTTCAGCAAAACTTCCCTGAAACCAATTTATCAAAACTAATTTATTATTTCGAAAGACATATTGAATTAGACGCTGATGAACACGGTCCAATGGCAATGCAAATGATTACAGAACTTTGTGGTGATTCGGAACAAAACTGGAAAGAAGTAGAAGAAGTTTCGGTTTTAGCTTTAGAAAAAAGAATTGGACTTTGGGATGCTATTGAAGAACAAGTAGAACACAAACATGAATTAGTATAAAAATAAAAGCGAGAATTTCTTCTCGCTTTTATTTTTATTGTTCAGGTGCTATTTCAATTTCCAATCCTTCTAAATCTTCAGTAATTGGAATTTGACAACCTAATCTCGAATTATCTTTTACATGATAGGCTTCCCAAAGCATTGCTTCTTCATCAGGATTGCGTTCTAATGAAACTACATCGTTTAAAACATAGCATTGACAAGAAGCGCACATTGCCATTCCGCCACAAACACCAACAGTTCCTTCTTCTGCTAATTCATACGAACGAATTAACTCCATAATGTTCATATTCATGTCAGTTGGCGCTAACACTTCATGTCGAACCCCGTTTCTGTCGGTTATAAAAATAGTTACGTCTTGACTCATATTAATCTATCGATTTTACAACCGCTTTTTCAGCTTCTTTTCTTGTTCCATCAAAACCATCAATTCCAGAAACTGTTGTGTATTTTAAAACATAACGCTTTCCTGGATGGATTCTGTTATACACACTTTGACACATTAAAGTAGCTTCGTGGAAACCACATAAAATCAATTTTAATTTTCCTGGATAAATGTTTACATCACCAATAGCGTAAATACCATCAATATTCGTTTGATAATCTAATGCATTATTTACTTTGATGGCATTTTTCTCGATTTCCAATCCCCAATTAGCAATAGGTCCTAGTTTTGGAGTTAATCCAAAAAGTGGAATAAAATAATCACATTCTACTTTCATTCTAGCACCATTAACTTCAATGTCAACTGCAATTATTCTCTCATTACCATTAAATCCTACAACCTCAGCAGGAGTTACTAATTTAATTTTACCAGCATTTTTTAATTCTTGTACTTTTTCAACTGAGTCTAAAGCACCACGGAATTCATTTCTTCTGTGTACCAATGTTACTGAATTAGCAACATTTGACAAGAAAATACTCCAATCTAAAGCAGAGTCACCTCCACCAGCAATTACAATATTTTTACCGCGATATTTTTCAGGATCTTTAACAAAGTAATCCACTCCGCGATCTTCTTTTTCGTAGAATTCAATATCTTTTAGAATAGGTTTTCTCGGTTCAAAAGTTCCTAAACCACCTGCAATAGCTACAGCTTTTGCGTGATGTTGCGTTCCTTCATTAGTAGTTACAATAAAGGTTCCATCTTCTAACTTTTGAATTGTTTCTGCAGTTTCCCCTAGAGTAAACCCTGGTTGAAACTGTTTGATTTGCTCCATTAGGTTCGTTACCAAATCTCCAGCTAAAACTGATGGATAACCTGGAATATCGAAAATAGGTTTTTTTGGATATAGTTCTGCCAATTGACCGCCCGGTTGAGGCAAAGCGTCAATAATATGACATTTTAATTGCAATAAGCCGGCTTCGAAAACAGCAAAAAGTCCCGTAGGACCAGCGCCGATAATAAGAATATCTGTTTCTATCATTATAATAAGTTTCTGAATAGCAAAATAACAAACTTGTAAAAAGCAATTATATGATTTATATCATACAATACATTTTAAGCTATATTTTCTACTGTTTCTATTTGAGGAGCATATTTTTTAATAGTCGTTTCAACACCAGCTTTCATAGTACTGATACTCAAACTACAGTTGGTACAAGCTCCTTCTAATCGAACTTTCACATGCTTGTCATCAATAATTTCTACTAATGAAATGTTTCCTCCATCGGAATTTAAAAAAGGGCGGATTTCTTCTAACGCTTTTTCAACATTATCTTTTATTTCTGTTGTAGTCATATTTTTAATGTGTCAATTTTTCAATGTGTCGATGTGTCAATATGTTTCAATTTTTAAATTGGCTAATTGACATATAGACTAATTGATAATTATTTTTTTACAGCAGAACATCCTGCCATAGTAGTTATTTTAATTGCTTCTGTAGGAGGTAAAGTTTCATTACGATTTACCGTTTCTTGTACTACACTTCGTGTGATGCTTTCAAAAACACCTTCTAAAACTGAAGCTGTTTGTAATGCTGCTGGACGACCATAATCTCCAGCCTCACGAATACTTTGCACTAAAGGCACTTCACCTAAAAGCGGTACTTGTAAATCTTCTGCTAAGTTTTTAGCTCCTTCTTTACCAAAGATATAATATTTATTTTCAGGTAATTCTTCTGGTGTGAAATATGCCATGTTTTCAATAATTCCTAAAACAGGAACATTAATAGATTCCGACATAAACATCGAAACTCCCTTTTTCGCATCGGCTAAAGCAACTGCTTGCGGAGTACTTACTACAACCGCACCAGTAATTGGCAACGACTGCATAATAGACAAGTGAATATCACCTGTTCCTGGTGGTAAATCGATTAACATAAAATCCAATTCTCCCCAATTAGCATCAAAAATCATTTGATTTAATGCTTTTGCTGCCATTGGACCTCTCCAAATTACAGCTTGATCTGGTTTTGTAAAAAATCCGATTGATAAAATTTCAACACCATAACTTGAAATTGGTTGCATTTTTGATTTTCCATCAACCTCAACTGAAATAGGTTTTGAATTTTCTACATCAAACATTATCGGCATAGATGGTCCGTAAATATCGGCATCTAAAACTCCAACTTTGAAACCCATTTTAGCTAATGAAACAGCTAAGTTTGCAGTAATTGTAGATTTTCCAACACCACCTTTACCAGATGCAACCGCAATAATATTTGAAATTCCTGGAATTTGCTTTCCTCTTATAAGATTAGGATTTTCAGGTTTTTCTGGAGCTTCAACTTTAATGTTGACTTTTACTTTTGCTTTTTCGTATACTTTTTCGTGAATTACTTTGATAATATCTACTTCAGCACGTTTTTTAATATGTAAAGCTGGAGTAGCTAAAATAACATCAACCACTACTTCATCTCCAAAAGTGATTACATTTTGAATGGCACCACTTTCTACCATATTTTTTCCTTCACCTGCAACAGATATTGATTCTAATGCAGTTAAAATTTCTTTTCTATCTAGTTTCATTTTCTTGAATTTATTCGCAATCCATCTGAAAACCAATTTTATTCATTTTTATTCAGACTGATTTTAGATTGCAAAGATACTTTGAAAAAACAAATCAGCAAAAGGCAAGAGTTAAAACTTTACTAATGAAACTATAAGAAAATTTTATACTGCAAAACCAAAAAAGCAACCCTTTTGAGGTTGCTTTCTAAACTAACTTGAAAATTGAATTATTAATATTGTAAAAACAAATTGAATTGGATATCAACATTATCATCTACTACTACCATGCCTAATAATTTTTTAGGCGATTTTAGTTTAAAATCTTTAATATTCAATTTCAATTCCCCTTTAACATTATTACTTTTTTGATCGAAAACAATAGGAATTATATAATCTTTTGCAATGCCCGCTATTTCAACTTTAACTTTTGCAGTAAGTGCGTTGTTACTTGCAACAATTTCATTAACAGCTATTTTAATGTGCGGATAATCTTCTGCTTTTAGAATGGTTTTAAAATCTTTTGTAATCATTCTATGCGCACAATCAAAACCATTACTTTTTATTAAAATCTCTGCACCTATTAAAGTTGTTTTGGTGTTTTGTTTTGATACCGCTATATAAAACACATCTTCTATTAAGTCTGAATTGTACTTACAAGAAAATGAGTTTACGTTTGATTTTCCTTTGATAATTACCTCACTTTTATTCGTGATTTTTACCTTAGTTTTATTTGTTGTAAAACCAAAACCAAACAGTATAATAGCTAATATAAAACTTATTGTTCTCATGATTTTTGTTAAAAGAGAAAAGCAAATTGCTTTTCTCTTTTTTTGAATTTTTAATTATTAGAAACTAATTACAGCTTCTGCAACAAATCCGTTGAATTTACCACCATTAAAAGGACTTGTTGTTGTAAAACCATCGTATTTTTGAGTTACATATTCAACTTTTGCTAAGATGTTTTTAGTCATGAACCAACCACCACCAATATTGAATCTTGTAATATCTACATCAACTCCTGTTGCATCTTCTGCAGATACTGAGTTGTAACGACCACCGAAGT of Flavobacterium channae contains these proteins:
- a CDS encoding 2Fe-2S iron-sulfur cluster-binding protein; protein product: MSQDVTIFITDRNGVRHEVLAPTDMNMNIMELIRSYELAEEGTVGVCGGMAMCASCQCYVLNDVVSLERNPDEEAMLWEAYHVKDNSRLGCQIPITEDLEGLEIEIAPEQ
- a CDS encoding DUF3050 domain-containing protein, translating into MNIQTINQSIQSQKEQLLNHSLYNKVKTIDDLHCFLENHIYAVWDFMSLLKALQNKLTCTTTPWLPIGNPEIRYLINEIVVAEETDLTIDGTRQSHFEMYLDAMTQCGASTNQINAFLKNVEETKNIFVSIKQSDLHPSVKAFLDFTFRVIEQGKPHEIAAAFTFGREDLIPNMFTEILKNFQQNFPETNLSKLIYYFERHIELDADEHGPMAMQMITELCGDSEQNWKEVEEVSVLALEKRIGLWDAIEEQVEHKHELV
- a CDS encoding YceI family protein — translated: MRTISFILAIILFGFGFTTNKTKVKITNKSEVIIKGKSNVNSFSCKYNSDLIEDVFYIAVSKQNTKTTLIGAEILIKSNGFDCAHRMITKDFKTILKAEDYPHIKIAVNEIVASNNALTAKVKVEIAGIAKDYIIPIVFDQKSNNVKGELKLNIKDFKLKSPKKLLGMVVVDDNVDIQFNLFLQY
- a CDS encoding NifU family protein, coding for MTTTEIKDNVEKALEEIRPFLNSDGGNISLVEIIDDKHVKVRLEGACTNCSLSISTMKAGVETTIKKYAPQIETVENIA
- a CDS encoding Mrp/NBP35 family ATP-binding protein; the encoded protein is MKLDRKEILTALESISVAGEGKNMVESGAIQNVITFGDEVVVDVILATPALHIKKRAEVDIIKVIHEKVYEKAKVKVNIKVEAPEKPENPNLIRGKQIPGISNIIAVASGKGGVGKSTITANLAVSLAKMGFKVGVLDADIYGPSMPIMFDVENSKPISVEVDGKSKMQPISSYGVEILSIGFFTKPDQAVIWRGPMAAKALNQMIFDANWGELDFMLIDLPPGTGDIHLSIMQSLPITGAVVVSTPQAVALADAKKGVSMFMSESINVPVLGIIENMAYFTPEELPENKYYIFGKEGAKNLAEDLQVPLLGEVPLVQSIREAGDYGRPAALQTASVLEGVFESITRSVVQETVNRNETLPPTEAIKITTMAGCSAVKK
- a CDS encoding acyl-CoA dehydrogenase family protein; protein product: MRPDLFQSPDYYLLDELLSDEHKMVRDAARAWVKKEVSPIIEEYAQRAEFPHQIVKGLGEIGGFGPYIPVEYGGAGLDQISYGLIMQEIERGDSGVRSTSSVQSSLVMYPIWKYGNEEQRMKYLPKLATGEMIGCFGLTEPDYGSNPGGMVTNFKDMGDHYLLNGAKMWISNAPFADIAVVWAKNEEGRIHGLIVERGMEGFSTPETHNKWSLRASATGELIFDNVKVPKENLLPNKSGLGAPLGCLDSARYGIAWGAIGAAMDCYDTALRYSKERIQFDKPIGATQLQQKKLAEMITEITKAQLLTWRLGVLRNEGKATSAQISMAKRNNVDMALTIARDARQMLGGMGITGEYSIMRHMMNLESVVTYEGTHDIHLLITGMDVTGFPAFK
- a CDS encoding NAD(P)/FAD-dependent oxidoreductase — protein: MIETDILIIGAGPTGLFAVFEAGLLQLKCHIIDALPQPGGQLAELYPKKPIFDIPGYPSVLAGDLVTNLMEQIKQFQPGFTLGETAETIQKLEDGTFIVTTNEGTQHHAKAVAIAGGLGTFEPRKPILKDIEFYEKEDRGVDYFVKDPEKYRGKNIVIAGGGDSALDWSIFLSNVANSVTLVHRRNEFRGALDSVEKVQELKNAGKIKLVTPAEVVGFNGNERIIAVDIEVNGARMKVECDYFIPLFGLTPKLGPIANWGLEIEKNAIKVNNALDYQTNIDGIYAIGDVNIYPGKLKLILCGFHEATLMCQSVYNRIHPGKRYVLKYTTVSGIDGFDGTRKEAEKAVVKSID